In Argiope bruennichi chromosome 4, qqArgBrue1.1, whole genome shotgun sequence, a single window of DNA contains:
- the LOC129967009 gene encoding NFX1-type zinc finger-containing protein 1-like, whose protein sequence is MMSCQPKKMSKIRSSHDLDKKELDKSSSIYIAEHSIRPLQNNTNYEAQHNIRPNTNLLLGFQDFNSTSRNFSAAPGSERRRRLQPLERCYQPLESCYQPLERCYQPLVRRYQRSDILWGIKDSVWSFDQAATHSFTRADKWEMDRYVKPMSRTELESLLHKSPEWILCTILSEDPSFCAILKEQVVSRNIMALVLLVLQKATTSHLPQNVIAMIDYVVRSDKFLFSKFYAFLQSYEDQSINIPYHWNSFLSLSELLVKILTFVPLSYLEPFLDALDTNAQTLEIACHTYLREDDQLCCEISKNLKTFETKLYASLYDCGPIKGEQVCCTEKLQPQNSPEDYRSIPVLPTIKDIHSPCVFLQPNLIKGSYEDCKHYLDVQFRLCREDYVKTIRDGIAEYLSLKKQEKSLNGCKHVRVYSDVRIIQQEFVHGELVHLARFSDEKFSKIKWENSKRFLTGSLLCLSSDDFETILFATVVRRQPKELREGLLLLRFEEITYEVLTLTRLRSFVVMETSAYFEAYRHNLQALQEVEITKFPMKSHIVELQKYVLKPAYRTESTVYDIRPLLLPLSRSSVEKCIKDFGVVKTIYKFDMVSDKRILEKAKLLPIFSDECWPSAAELKLDPSQYAAIKTALTKRFALIQGPPGTGKTYVGLRIVQLLLHNLYGGTCKPNRPIMVVCYTNRALDQFLEGVLKFSTQIVRIGGRSTNDLVSRFQLHNLRKIVEQKKIIPNHLFKLIQQRKYELRCLIKRICLIKQYVERCHSAVLRLDILEDSMSSEHYDTLKRLCLSAHDETVMYIWLGIETTLEYPSKNQANCKNDESLFSDICAQNSNPADLCASKEDEYEEECDETEVEFIEAFRSISSEEFADFVIDVNKDEFSQENDALYNIHFRYTMRNKKRNFTGDLATIKAMTEEEVRKIDCILSLPYVDRWRLYKFWLELHTSKKQKEILEMQTVLQTKLVELKELQSEVDLFTCRPAHVIGITTTGAAKYRNIVKRLNPMIVVFEEAAEILESHIVTSLTSTTEHVILIGDHQQLKPSPSVHDLAVQYDLNVSLFERMVKNGMPCNKLSIQHRMRPEIASLLVPHFYEDLKNHELVSKYENMKGIKKNVFFITHSYNELHEFDTRSKTNQHEATFLIKLCKYILLQGYKPTQITVLTTYSGQLLVLKRLAGDGILKNVKFTVVDNYQGEENDIILVSFVRSNEEGEIGFLKVPNRICVALSRAKKALYCVGNFGMLKEKSLVWKNIIQILEENQAIGPSLQLFCQNHPDTTNVVTFEKDFDTLREGGCSRICGFILACGHPCQLMCHPYDKKHEKVRCLESCDRKCMYGHSCKKTCSEACGPCSVFVERQVEPCGHIINVYCFRRDSNVLKCDKPCEKILACGHQCQNICSSVCTSKCLKKEKIASSVCGHSVEVECCKSGDLLHLAKICKKPCNMKLSCGHECQGTCSKCYQGRLHISCTQPCKRILICGHECTSSCSRNCPPCKYPCENRCSHGRCPRKCCEPCVKCHQPCEWSCPHQKCNQMCAEECSRDICYEPCAKILNCGHPCIGLCGEFCPKECRKCDKETVQKKFFGTEDQEDARFVRLENCGHIFELLGLMRWMKTYIQEQREIRLMSCPECKQVIRRSFCFGKVIKSCLEDIEKVKNITCGNIYRNFFIQNSLMEKIKSNIHKIPEFCLPIVKSLKSVYGRSLIEITTIENLFNLALLLAEEMQFFDNRPKVKEYQIYNSYHELVRFMSLNKKLIIDFMIDEFLTASDQQLIELNWEIHRLKVADKLLKFVFANSHIKSHAELSSLVHCIASFQPFREEKAREFAALLHVHYDGFNVDFSALVEPASLNVLNLSKDYWYICPFQHVCFSTSREDQCSVCGSKIDGKNVALQTNNAIADERDAASQPVFSELIESQHFLNNVISLLQFDYCDP, encoded by the coding sequence TTATGGCATTAGTATTACTTGTTTTACAGAAAGCTACGACTTCTCATTTACCCCAAAATGTCATTGCCATGATTGATTATGTAGTCAGAAGCGATAAGTTCCTGTTTagtaaattttatgcttttctgcAATCTTACGAAGACCAATCTATAAACATTCCGTACCATTGGAATTCTTTTCTCAGTTTATCAGAACTCTTGGTTAAAATTCTGACTTTTGTGCCACTCAGTTATTTAGAACCTTTCCTAGATGCCCTTGACACTAATGCTCAAACGCTGGAGATTGCCTGCCATACATACCTTCGAGAAGATGATCAGTTATGCTGTGAGATATCAAAAAATCTGAAGACTTTTGAAACGAAGTTATACGCTTCTTTATATGACTGTGGTCCAATAAAAGGAGAACAGGTTTGCTGCACAGAGAAACTACAGCCTCAAAATTCTCCTGAAGACTATCGCAGTATACCTGTTTTGCCTACGATTAAAGATATTCATTCGCCGTGTGTGTTTTTGCAGCCTAATTTGATTAAAGGAAGTTATGAAGATTGTAAGCATTATCTTGACGTGCAGTTTCGTTTGTGTAGGGAAGATTACGTGAAAACCATCAGAGATGGTATAGCTGAGTacttgagtttgaaaaaacaagaaaagtcCCTGAATGGGTGCAAACATGTTAGAGTGTATTCTGACGTTCGTATCATTCAACAAGAATTTGTGCATGGAGAACTCGTTCATTTGGCTCGTTTCAGTGAtgagaaattttccaaaataaaatgggaaaatagtAAGCGATTTCTCACAGGTTCCCTTCTTTGCTTATCTTCGGATGATTTTGAGACCATATTATTTGCCACCGTAGTTCGTAGGCAGCCGAAAGAACTCCGTGAAGGATTGCTGCTTTTACGTTTTGAAGAAATAACTTATGAAGTGTTAACTCTGACTCGTTTAAGAAGCTTTGTAGTAATGGAAACAAGCGCTTACTTTGAAGCTTATAGACATAACCTTCAAGCATTACAGGAAGTTGAGATAACGAAATTTCCAATGAAATCACATATTGTTGAATTACAGAAATATGTACTAAAACCAGCATATAGAACTGAATCAACTGTGTATGACATTCGTCCTTTATTGTTGCCTTTGAGTCGATCATCTGTTGAAAAGTGTATCAAGGACTTTGGCGTGGTAAAAAccatctacaaatttgatatggtTTCTGATAAACGAATTCTGGAAAAAGCAAAATTGCTTCCTATTTTTAGCGATGAATGCTGGCCATCTGCTGCGGAATTGAAGCTAGATCCCTCTCAATATGCTGCAATAAAGACCGCACTGACAAAACGATTTGCCCTTATACAAGGCCCACCTGGAACTGGTAAGACGTATGTTGGACTCAGAATTGTTCAGTTGCTTTTGCACAATTTATATGGAGGAACTTGTAAACCAAATCGTCCAATTATGGTAGTCTGTTACACAAATCGCGCTTTGGATCAGTTTTTAGAAGGTGTGTTAAAGTTTTCTACGCAGATAGTGAGAATTGGTGGGCGAAGTACAAATGATTTGGTATCCCGATTTCAGTTGcacaatttgagaaaaattgtagaacagaaaaaaataattccgaaTCATCTATTCAAACTCATACAGCAAAGGAAATATGAGTTACGATGCTTGATTAAACGTATTTGTCTGATTAAGCAGTATGTTGAAAGGTGTCATTCAGCAGTGTTAAGATTAGATATATTAGAAGATAGCATGTCCTCTGAACATTACGATACTTTGAAACGTTTGTGTCTTTCAGCACACGATGAAACGGTGATGTATATTTGGCTTGGTATTGAAACGACACTTGAATATCCGTCTAAGAATCAAGCCAATTGTAAAAATGATGAGTCATTGTTTTCTGATATCTGTGCACAAAATAGCAACCCTGCTGACCTCTGTGCTTCAAAGGAAGACGAATACGAAGAAGAATGTGATGAAACCGAAGTTGAATTTATAGAAGCATTTCGAAGCATCAGCTCAGAAGAATTTGCTGATTTTGTCATTGATGTTAATAAAGACGAATTCTCTCAAGAGAATGATGCACTGTATAACATACATTTCAGGTATACAATGCGAAATAAGAAGCGAAACTTCACAGGTGATTTGGCCACAATAAAAGCTATGACCGAGGAAGAAGTGAGAAAAATCGATTGCATTCTATCGTTACCATATGTTGACCGTTGGCGCTTGTATAAATTCTGGTTGGAATTGCATACCTccaaaaagcaaaaagaaatactGGAAATGCAAACAGTACTTCAAACAAAATTGGTGGAGCTTAAGGAATTGCAATCTGAAGTTGATCTTTTCACATGTCGCCCAGCTCATGTTATTGGTATAACTACCACTGGAGCTGCTAAATATCGAAATATTGTTAAACGCTTGAACCCTATGATTGTTGTTTTTGAAGAAGCAGCAGAAATATTAGAAAGTCACATCGTCACTTCACTTACTTCGACCACAgaacatgttattttaattggtGATCATCAACAACTTAAGCCCAGTCCGTCTGTACATGATTTGGCTGTTCAATATGAtctaaatgtttcattatttgaaagaatgGTGAAGAATGGAATGCCATGTAACAAATTAAGCATTCAGCATAGAATGAGACCTGAAATAGCTTCTCTACTTGTACCGCATTTTTATGAAGACTTAAAGAATCATGAGTTGGTCTCGAAGTACGAAAATATGAAAGggataaaaaagaatgtattttttattacccATTCTTATAATGAATTACATGAATTTGACACTAGAAGCAAAACAAATCAACATGAAGCAACTTTCctgataaaattatgtaaatatattcttttacaaggATATAAACCTACTCAAATTACGGTTTTGACCACATATTCAGGTCAACTTCTTGTTCTGAAGAGGTTGGCTGGTGATGGTAtcttgaaaaatgtgaaattcaccGTGGTTGATAATTATCAAGGAgaagaaaatgatattattttagtaTCTTTCGTTAGGAGCAACGAAGAAGGggaaataggatttttaaaagttccgAATCGTATTTGTGTAGCTTTGTCTCGAGCTAAGAAGGCCCTTTATTGTGTTGGAAATTTTggtatgttaaaagaaaaaagtcttgtttggaaaaatattatCCAGATTTTGGAAGAAAATCAAGCTATTGGCCCATCACTTCAATTGTTTTGTCAGAATCATCCTGACACTACTAATGTTGTTACTTTTGAGAAAGATTTTGATACTCTTCGTGAAGGTGGTTGTAGTCGTATCTGTGGATTTATTTTGGCGTGTGGTCATCCGTGCCAACTTATGTGCCATCCATATGATAAGAAACATGAAAAGGTAAGATGTTTGGAATCATGTGACAGAAAATGCATGTATGGCCATTCTTGCAAAAAAACTTGCTCTGAAGCTTGTGGACCTTGTTCTGTATTTGTTGAAAGGCAGGTGGAACCATGCGGccatattattaatgtttattgcTTCAGGAGAGATTCAAACGTACTAAAATGTGATAAACCTTGTGAAAAAATCTTAGCATGTGGACAtcaatgtcaaaatatttgtagttCTGTCTGTACTTCAAAATGTCTGAAGAAAGAGAAGATTGCTTCATCAGTTTGTGGACATTCAGTTGAAGTAGAATGTTGCAAATCCGGCGATCTTTTGCACCTTGCGAAAATATGTAAGAAACCATGTAATATGAAACTTTCTTGTGGGCACGAATGTCAAGGAACATGTAGTAAATGCTATCAGGGTCGATTGCACATTTCATGTACCCAACCTTGCAAACGTATTTTGATATGTGGTCACGAATGTACATCTAGTTGTTCTAGAAACTGCCCTCCTTGCAAGTATCCTTGCGAAAATCGATGCTCTCATGGCCGATGTCCTAGAAAGTGCTGTGAACCCTGCGTTAAATGTCATCAACCTTGCGAATGGTCTTGTCCACATCAAAAATGCAATCAAATGTGTGCTGAAGAATGCTCTCGCGATATCTGCTATGAACCATgtgctaaaattttgaattgcggACACCCTTGCATTGGTCTTTGTGGAGAGTTCTGTCCCAAAGAATGTAGAAAATGTGATAAAGAAACAGTGCAGAAGAAATTTTTTGGCACAGAAGATCAAGAAGACGCTAGATTTGTTCGCTTGGAGAATTGCGGACATATTTTCGAACTACTTGGCCTCATGCGGTGGATGAAAACTTACATTCAAGAGCAAAGAGAAATTCGACTGATGTCTTGCCCAGAATGTAAACAGGTGATCAGAAGAAGTTTTTGCTTTGGAAAAGTGATAAAATCTTGTCTGGAAGACATTGAAAAGGTGAAAAATATTACGTGTGGTAACATATATAGGAATTTCTTCATTCAGAATTCTTTGATGGAGAAAATTAAATCCAACATTCACAAAATTCCAGAATTTTGTCTACCAATTGTAAAATCTCTGAAGTCTGTATATGGTCGCAGTTTAATAGAAATAACTaccatagaaaatttatttaacttggcACTATTGTTGGCTGAAGAAATGCAGTTTTTTGATAATCGACCTAAAgttaaagaatatcaaatatataactCATATCATGAATTGGTTCGATTTATGTCATTGAATAAGAAACTGATAATTGATTTCATGATAGATGAATTCTTGACTGCATCTGACCAGCAActgatagagttgaattgggaaATTCATCGTCTCAAAGTGGcagataaacttttaaaattcgtttttgcTAACAGTCACATAAAATCTCATGCAGAATTATCTTCCCTTGTTCATTGTATTGCTTCTTTTCAACCATTTCGAGAAGAAAAGGCTCGAGAATTTGCGGCTCTATTGCATGTACATTATGATGGTTTCAATGTTGACTTTTCTGCCCTTGTAGAGCCTGCATCATTGAACGTTCTGAATTTATCGAAAGATTATTGGTACATATGTCCATTTCAACATGTCTGTTTCTCAACTTCACGAGAAGATCAATGCAGTGTATGCGGTTCTAAAATAGATGGAAAGAATGTTGCACTCCAGACAAATAATGCCATTGCAGATGAAAGAGACGCTGCCTCACAACCTGTATTTTCAGAACTCATAGAAAGTCAACATTTTCTAAACAATGTAATAAGTTTGCTTCAATTTGATTACTGTGACCCTTAG